The Scyliorhinus canicula chromosome 11, sScyCan1.1, whole genome shotgun sequence genome contains a region encoding:
- the panx2 gene encoding pannexin-2 isoform X3, producing MHNIIDHQPDMATALLAGEKLKELILPGQQDEKENRMTKPFSEKWPFKATLANALIKWEESIYCYTPNNFTRDQALYARGYCWTELRDAVPGVEPSQRPSLFEHKFLPYALLAFAGIMYIPALGWEFLASTRLTSELNFLLQEIDNCYHRAAEGRAPKIEKQIQSKGAGITEKEKREIIENAEKEKSPEQNLFEKYLERRGQSNFLARLYLSRQLSVVFLSIIPITYLCTYYANQKQNEFTCPLGEPPDMSSSEMLHVHVNCKLPSVQMQRIIAIVDIMLLCFINLIILINLIHLFIVRKSNFIFDKLHKVGIKTRKQWQKSQFCDINILALFCNENRDHIKSLNRLDFITNESDLMYDNVVRQLLAALAQSNHDVTPTMRDAGIQTIDPSVDPADIEANEQLIIKRPRKKMKWIPTTNPLHQPFKEPSATLKFENNKGEKPKLARRKIVTDSLAAPLLDPTSKYFQDSSSNKVEGNITVNSDKKHSRHLSLDVHPYIVNTKNTNPVNPESCSSKSQGRDLLHSEENMLTHVPSPIKDSNLSEGGATSNIKYSSESCLTLPISKAYATNCTKNLPPAAVPSNLEKDVCETKSHFNRNPTYPLINIQNIPALYEDREDEVFPSSLLNAKVTTSADAEDLPTHSPEKILLATFEDPIVMVSTIEY from the exons AAGAATCGATATACTGTTACACGCCAAACAATTTCACCCGTGATCAGGCTTTATATGCCAGAGGATACTGTTGGACAGAGCTGAGAGATGCTGTCCCTGGTGTTGAACCGAGTCAGCGGCCGTCCCTTTTTGAGCACAAGTTCCTCCCCTATGCCCTCCTTGCCTTCGCTGGCATCATGTACATCCCTGCCCTGGGCTGGGAGTTTCTGGCCTCCACCAGACTGACCTCCGAGCTGAACTTCCTGCTCCAGGAAATAGATAACTGCTACCACCGAGCGGCGGAGGGGCGGGCTCCCAAAATCGAGAAGCAGATCCAGTCGAAAGGGGCGGGCATCACCGAGAAGGAGAAAAGGGAGATTATTGAAAATGCAGAGAAGGAGAAGAGCCCGGAGCAGAACCTTTTCGAGAAGTATCTGGAACGGCGAGGGCAAAGCAACTTCCTGGCCAGACTTTATCTGTCCAGGCAGTTGTCTGTTGTCTTTCTGAGCATCATCCCAATCACATATCTGTGTACTTACTACGCCAATCAGAAACAGAATGAGTTCACTTGCCCTCTAGGGGAGCCTCCAGACATGTCCAGCAGTGAGATGTTGCATGTTCATGTCAACTGCAAACTGCCTTCGGTGCAGATGCAGCGTATCATCGCCATAGTGGACATTATGCTGCTGTGCTTCATCAACCTCATCATTTTGATAAATCTAATCCACCTTTTTATAGTTAGGAAATCCAACTTTATATTTGACAAGCTCCACAAAGTTGGTATCAAGactagaaagcagtggcagaagTCGCAGTTCTGTGACATAAACATTTTGGCTTTGTTTTGTAATGAAAACCGCGACCACATCAAATCACTGAACCGCCTGGATTTCATCACAAACGAAAGTGACCTCATGTATGACAACGTGGTCAGGCAGCTGCTGGCGGCTCTGGCCCAGTCCAACCACGATGTTACCCCCACCATGCGGGATGCGGGCATCCAGACAATTGACCCCAGTGTTGACCCAGCTGACATTGAGGCCAATGAGCAGCTCATTATTAAGAGGCCGAGGAAGAAAATGAAATGgatccccaccaccaacccactgCACCAGCCTTTCAAAGAGCCTTCTGCCACCCTGAAGTTTGAAAACAATAAAGGGGAAAAACCCAAACTAGCCAGGCGTAAGATAGTGACGGATAGTCTTGCAGCCCCTCTCCTTGACCCGACTTCCAAATATTTCCAAGATTCGTCTTCCAACAAAGTCGAAGGAAACATTACTGTCAACAGCGATAAAAAGCATAGCCGGCACTTATCTTTAGATGTTCATCCGTACATTGTGAACACCAAAAATACCAACCCTGTAAATCCAGAAAGTTGCTCATCTAAGAGTCAAGGGAGAGACTTACTGCACTCAGAGGAGAATATGCTGACACATGTACCATCTCCTATCAAAG ATAGTAATCTGTCTGAAGGAGGTGCTACAAGCAATATTAAATATTCATCAGAGAGCTGCCTAACACTACCCATCAGTAAAGCTTATGCTACCAACTGTACGAAGAACTTGCCTCCTGCAGCAGTTCCATCCAATCTAGAAAAGGATGTCTGTGAAACAAAGTCCCATTTCAACCGCAATCCTACTTATCCCCTAATCAACATCCAGAACATCCCAGCACTCTATGAAGACCGTGAGGATGAAGTATTTCCCTCCAGCTTGCTAAATGCAAAAGTCACTACCTCTGCTGATGCAGAAGATCTACCTACACATTCACCCGAGAAAATATTACTTGCTACATTTGAAGACCCTATAGTAATGGTTAGCACGATAGAATATTAG
- the panx2 gene encoding pannexin-2 isoform X4, which yields MYIPALGWEFLASTRLTSELNFLLQEIDNCYHRAAEGRAPKIEKQIQSKGAGITEKEKREIIENAEKEKSPEQNLFEKYLERRGQSNFLARLYLSRQLSVVFLSIIPITYLCTYYANQKQNEFTCPLGEPPDMSSSEMLHVHVNCKLPSVQMQRIIAIVDIMLLCFINLIILINLIHLFIVRKSNFIFDKLHKVGIKTRKQWQKSQFCDINILALFCNENRDHIKSLNRLDFITNESDLMYDNVVRQLLAALAQSNHDVTPTMRDAGIQTIDPSVDPADIEANEQLIIKRPRKKMKWIPTTNPLHQPFKEPSATLKFENNKGEKPKLARRKIVTDSLAAPLLDPTSKYFQDSSSNKVEGNITVNSDKKHSRHLSLDVHPYIVNTKNTNPVNPESCSSKSQGRDLLHSEENMLTHVPSPIKDSNLSEGGATSNIKYSSESCLTLPISKAYATNCTKNLPPAAVPSNLEKDVCETKSHFNRNPTYPLINIQNIPALYEDREDEVFPSSLLNAKVTTSADAEDLPTHSPEKILLATFEDPIVMVSTIEY from the exons ATGTACATCCCTGCCCTGGGCTGGGAGTTTCTGGCCTCCACCAGACTGACCTCCGAGCTGAACTTCCTGCTCCAGGAAATAGATAACTGCTACCACCGAGCGGCGGAGGGGCGGGCTCCCAAAATCGAGAAGCAGATCCAGTCGAAAGGGGCGGGCATCACCGAGAAGGAGAAAAGGGAGATTATTGAAAATGCAGAGAAGGAGAAGAGCCCGGAGCAGAACCTTTTCGAGAAGTATCTGGAACGGCGAGGGCAAAGCAACTTCCTGGCCAGACTTTATCTGTCCAGGCAGTTGTCTGTTGTCTTTCTGAGCATCATCCCAATCACATATCTGTGTACTTACTACGCCAATCAGAAACAGAATGAGTTCACTTGCCCTCTAGGGGAGCCTCCAGACATGTCCAGCAGTGAGATGTTGCATGTTCATGTCAACTGCAAACTGCCTTCGGTGCAGATGCAGCGTATCATCGCCATAGTGGACATTATGCTGCTGTGCTTCATCAACCTCATCATTTTGATAAATCTAATCCACCTTTTTATAGTTAGGAAATCCAACTTTATATTTGACAAGCTCCACAAAGTTGGTATCAAGactagaaagcagtggcagaagTCGCAGTTCTGTGACATAAACATTTTGGCTTTGTTTTGTAATGAAAACCGCGACCACATCAAATCACTGAACCGCCTGGATTTCATCACAAACGAAAGTGACCTCATGTATGACAACGTGGTCAGGCAGCTGCTGGCGGCTCTGGCCCAGTCCAACCACGATGTTACCCCCACCATGCGGGATGCGGGCATCCAGACAATTGACCCCAGTGTTGACCCAGCTGACATTGAGGCCAATGAGCAGCTCATTATTAAGAGGCCGAGGAAGAAAATGAAATGgatccccaccaccaacccactgCACCAGCCTTTCAAAGAGCCTTCTGCCACCCTGAAGTTTGAAAACAATAAAGGGGAAAAACCCAAACTAGCCAGGCGTAAGATAGTGACGGATAGTCTTGCAGCCCCTCTCCTTGACCCGACTTCCAAATATTTCCAAGATTCGTCTTCCAACAAAGTCGAAGGAAACATTACTGTCAACAGCGATAAAAAGCATAGCCGGCACTTATCTTTAGATGTTCATCCGTACATTGTGAACACCAAAAATACCAACCCTGTAAATCCAGAAAGTTGCTCATCTAAGAGTCAAGGGAGAGACTTACTGCACTCAGAGGAGAATATGCTGACACATGTACCATCTCCTATCAAAG ATAGTAATCTGTCTGAAGGAGGTGCTACAAGCAATATTAAATATTCATCAGAGAGCTGCCTAACACTACCCATCAGTAAAGCTTATGCTACCAACTGTACGAAGAACTTGCCTCCTGCAGCAGTTCCATCCAATCTAGAAAAGGATGTCTGTGAAACAAAGTCCCATTTCAACCGCAATCCTACTTATCCCCTAATCAACATCCAGAACATCCCAGCACTCTATGAAGACCGTGAGGATGAAGTATTTCCCTCCAGCTTGCTAAATGCAAAAGTCACTACCTCTGCTGATGCAGAAGATCTACCTACACATTCACCCGAGAAAATATTACTTGCTACATTTGAAGACCCTATAGTAATGGTTAGCACGATAGAATATTAG